In Opitutus sp., one genomic interval encodes:
- a CDS encoding AAA family ATPase, whose protein sequence is MSLRYTSPSASAWPLDLIERARRYLAKMPPAVSGQHGHDQTFAVACTLVQGFGLGVADAAPLFAEYNARCSPPWSEPDLAHKLTDADRAASPTEGRGHLARSTSGPSSPRSSMSTHSSSPPIGHSSLDIGHSESDSFGTFLRACFEPADVLSIAPGAMHPEAERAIPENGGVNILTRDAWIERASSRGGIAHVFSGHHGLFIRINPVRHGAEGTDEDVTALRHVLVESDVIPKPEQERQLRASGLPIAALIDSAGNSVHAWVRIDAKNREEYHARREKVWASLPGFQIDKANKNPSRFSRCPGGLRNDGVQRLIAVNLGAASFADWEAQYEDARDIDGLANFCAENEADPPQIIEGILFRGAKMIIAGPSKSRKTWNLTDLALSVAFGQPWCGFQTRASAVIYVNLEIARFSYRKRLRIVCTARGYDPSTNARFHVWNRRGKDNEITGLATRIRKQAARIGAELIIIDPIYKTYGDREENSNTEMAQVLNELEKLAHDTSAAVLIAAHFPKGNLTGRDAIDRVAGASVFGRDPDALLIMTPHDQPDAFTVTPILRDLPPQPEFVIQWAAQHFQRIAADPKAIQGRDHKPSSGTRAPVMLTGSYRALFSDMPPMQNGKDPETSEVIAYIAKKLGDAGKDPSRATSVFHNIRQPERGIIEFCHASKTWKGVHYAPVA, encoded by the coding sequence ATGTCCCTGCGCTACACCTCGCCCTCCGCCAGCGCCTGGCCGCTCGACCTGATCGAGCGCGCCCGGCGTTATCTAGCCAAAATGCCGCCCGCCGTATCGGGGCAGCATGGCCACGACCAGACCTTCGCCGTTGCCTGCACCTTGGTGCAGGGCTTCGGCCTAGGGGTGGCCGATGCCGCCCCGCTTTTTGCCGAGTACAACGCCCGATGCTCGCCCCCGTGGTCCGAGCCTGACCTCGCCCACAAACTGACCGACGCCGACCGCGCCGCATCACCCACCGAAGGCCGCGGCCACTTGGCCCGCTCCACCTCCGGCCCCTCATCCCCCCGATCGTCCATGTCCACTCATTCCTCCTCTCCGCCCATTGGTCATTCGTCATTGGACATTGGTCATTCCGAATCCGACTCCTTCGGCACCTTCCTCCGCGCCTGTTTCGAGCCTGCCGACGTCCTCTCCATCGCCCCTGGCGCGATGCATCCCGAAGCCGAGCGCGCCATCCCTGAAAACGGCGGCGTTAACATCCTCACCCGCGACGCGTGGATCGAACGCGCCTCCTCGCGCGGTGGCATCGCCCACGTGTTCAGTGGGCATCACGGCCTTTTCATCCGCATCAATCCAGTGCGCCACGGCGCCGAGGGCACCGACGAAGATGTCACCGCCCTGCGTCACGTGCTGGTTGAGAGCGACGTCATCCCGAAGCCAGAGCAGGAGCGCCAGCTCCGTGCCTCCGGTTTACCCATCGCCGCCCTGATCGACTCAGCCGGCAACTCGGTGCACGCGTGGGTGCGGATCGACGCCAAGAACCGCGAGGAATACCACGCCCGCCGCGAGAAAGTGTGGGCGTCTTTGCCCGGCTTCCAGATCGACAAGGCCAACAAAAACCCTTCGCGCTTTTCCCGTTGTCCCGGTGGCCTGCGCAACGACGGCGTGCAACGCCTCATCGCCGTGAACCTGGGCGCGGCCTCATTCGCCGACTGGGAAGCCCAGTATGAAGACGCCCGCGACATCGACGGTCTCGCCAACTTTTGCGCCGAAAACGAGGCGGATCCGCCGCAGATTATCGAGGGCATCTTATTCCGTGGGGCCAAGATGATCATCGCCGGTCCGTCCAAGAGCCGCAAAACATGGAACCTGACCGACCTCGCCCTCTCGGTGGCGTTTGGGCAACCGTGGTGCGGATTCCAAACCCGCGCCTCCGCTGTCATCTACGTTAACTTAGAGATCGCCCGGTTCAGCTACCGCAAGCGCCTGCGCATCGTCTGCACCGCCCGAGGTTACGACCCATCAACCAACGCCCGCTTTCACGTCTGGAACCGGCGCGGCAAGGACAACGAAATCACCGGACTGGCCACGCGCATCCGCAAGCAAGCCGCCCGCATCGGTGCCGAACTCATCATCATCGACCCGATCTACAAAACCTACGGCGACCGGGAAGAGAACTCGAACACCGAGATGGCCCAGGTCCTCAACGAGCTCGAAAAGCTGGCACACGACACCAGCGCCGCCGTCCTCATCGCCGCGCACTTTCCCAAAGGCAACCTCACCGGCCGAGACGCCATCGACCGGGTCGCCGGTGCGTCGGTCTTCGGCCGCGATCCCGATGCGCTCCTCATCATGACGCCACACGATCAGCCCGATGCGTTCACCGTGACGCCGATCCTGCGCGACTTGCCGCCCCAACCGGAGTTTGTGATCCAGTGGGCGGCCCAGCACTTCCAGCGCATCGCCGCCGACCCCAAAGCGATCCAAGGCCGGGACCATAAGCCGTCATCAGGCACACGGGCACCGGTCATGCTCACCGGCAGTTACCGTGCGTTGTTTTCGGATATGCCGCCGATGCAAAACGGCAAAGACCCCGAGACCAGCGAGGTGATCGCCTATATCGCCAAAAAGCTGGGCGATGCCGGTAAAGACCCATCCCGCGCCACCTCGGTTTTTCACAACATCCGCCAACCGGAGCGCGGCATCATTGAATTCTGCCACGCCTCCAAGACCTGGAAAGGAGTCCATTATGCACCCGTCGCTTAA
- a CDS encoding DEAD/DEAH box helicase family protein: protein MSRFDLRPYQTACVEAVLSKFRQHGKLLAVLPTAAGKTVIFSHTAEKFAPGRTLILAHREELLSQAADKLTRATGIVAETECGTRHASLDAQVVVASVQTLMGEKRLSRWPRDHFNLVVVDEAHHALAESYQRVLGHFDGHAKVLGVTATPDRGDKKNLGTYFEDIAFEVGLHELIEDGYLSRIAVRTLPVEINLTDVRTVAGDYNDADLGDVIEPALREIVAAMRESIGDRKTLVFLPLIRTSKKFVELCREAGFTAAHIDGQSEDRADLLARFAAGDFQILSNSMLLTEGFDEPSVECVVCLRPTKVRALYAQIIGRGTRLHPGKENLLVLDFLWMTGRHSIVRPAHLVASSPEIADAMIAQAEAAGDEEHDLLEDEIDAKAQREAALATELAANAKRASRQLDPVEFALSLHEIDLAEYAPTMAWHHQPPSFKQLSLLERNGLDPSAIRDKGHAAAIIDRILARRNLGLATPKQVACLRRNGHPRPDLVTFTDAGVWMTDRFKNQPTRRAA, encoded by the coding sequence ATGAGCCGTTTTGATCTCCGCCCCTACCAAACGGCCTGCGTCGAGGCCGTGCTCAGCAAGTTTCGCCAGCACGGTAAACTGTTGGCCGTTCTCCCCACCGCCGCCGGTAAAACGGTTATCTTTTCCCACACGGCCGAAAAGTTCGCGCCCGGCCGCACCCTGATCCTCGCCCACCGCGAGGAACTGCTCAGTCAGGCCGCCGACAAGCTCACCCGCGCCACCGGTATCGTCGCCGAAACCGAATGCGGCACTCGCCACGCCAGCCTCGACGCCCAGGTGGTGGTGGCGTCGGTGCAAACCCTGATGGGTGAAAAGCGCCTCAGCCGTTGGCCCCGCGACCATTTTAACTTGGTCGTGGTCGACGAGGCGCACCATGCCCTCGCCGAAAGCTACCAGCGGGTGCTCGGGCACTTTGATGGTCACGCCAAGGTGCTGGGTGTCACCGCCACGCCCGACCGCGGCGACAAGAAAAACCTCGGCACCTATTTTGAGGACATCGCCTTCGAGGTCGGTCTGCACGAACTCATCGAGGACGGTTACCTCTCCCGCATCGCCGTGCGCACGCTGCCGGTCGAGATTAACCTCACCGACGTGCGCACCGTGGCCGGTGACTACAACGACGCCGACCTGGGTGACGTCATCGAGCCCGCCCTGCGCGAAATCGTCGCTGCCATGCGCGAGTCAATCGGGGACCGCAAAACGCTCGTCTTCCTACCGCTGATCCGCACGTCCAAAAAGTTCGTCGAACTCTGCCGGGAAGCCGGTTTCACCGCCGCCCACATCGACGGTCAGAGCGAGGATCGGGCCGACCTGCTGGCCCGTTTCGCCGCCGGTGATTTCCAGATTCTCAGCAACTCCATGCTGCTCACCGAGGGTTTCGACGAGCCCTCGGTGGAGTGTGTGGTTTGCCTGCGCCCGACCAAGGTCCGTGCCTTATATGCGCAGATCATCGGTCGCGGCACCCGACTGCACCCCGGCAAAGAAAACCTGCTCGTCTTGGACTTCCTCTGGATGACCGGCCGCCATTCCATCGTGCGCCCGGCTCATCTGGTGGCCTCCAGCCCGGAGATTGCCGACGCCATGATCGCCCAAGCGGAGGCGGCCGGCGACGAGGAGCACGACCTGTTGGAGGATGAGATCGACGCCAAGGCCCAGCGCGAAGCCGCGTTGGCCACCGAGCTGGCCGCCAATGCCAAGCGGGCATCGCGCCAGCTCGATCCGGTCGAATTCGCGCTCTCCCTGCACGAAATCGACCTCGCCGAATACGCCCCGACCATGGCCTGGCACCACCAGCCGCCCTCGTTCAAGCAACTCAGCTTGCTCGAGCGCAACGGCCTCGATCCGTCCGCCATCCGGGACAAAGGTCACGCGGCGGCGATAATCGACCGCATCCTCGCGCGGCGTAACCTTGGTTTGGCTACGCCCAAGCAAGTCGCCTGCCTGCGCCGCAACGGTCATCCACGCCCCGACCTGGTCACGTTCACGGATGCCGGTGTGTGGATGACGGATCGGTTCAAAAACCAGCCAACCCGGAGGGCTGCATAA
- a CDS encoding DUF669 domain-containing protein has product MKYTSSADAPKAYHLPAGDYSVTILEASETVSRSTGADMIKLTLEAEAADGATSTLFDYLVASASSAWKIDTFRIALGQTIAPGEPVELDAADLPGRTLRARLKVEDYNGRSNNKIDAWLAPLIRTAPTAPANAAKKEGAANEPF; this is encoded by the coding sequence ATGAAATACACTTCTTCCGCCGACGCCCCCAAAGCCTACCACCTCCCCGCCGGTGACTATTCGGTCACCATCCTTGAGGCCTCTGAAACTGTTTCGCGCTCCACCGGCGCGGACATGATCAAACTCACCCTCGAAGCCGAGGCCGCCGACGGGGCCACGTCCACGCTGTTCGACTACCTCGTGGCTTCCGCCTCCTCCGCTTGGAAGATCGATACCTTCCGTATCGCCCTCGGGCAAACTATCGCCCCGGGCGAACCGGTCGAGCTCGACGCCGCCGATCTGCCCGGTCGCACCCTGCGCGCCCGCCTCAAGGTCGAGGACTACAACGGTCGCTCGAATAACAAGATCGATGCCTGGCTCGCGCCGCTCATCCGCACCGCTCCGACCGCACCCGCCAACGCCGCTAAAAAGGAAGGAGCCGCCAATGAGCCGTTTTGA
- a CDS encoding ribonuclease H-like domain-containing protein, which translates to MSTYIFDIETGPRSRAELAACVPHFEAPSNWKDPEKIRAYVAEKEAEWFQSGALSALTGRVLAIGYTNEATGEIGFFASNNEAADIAAFWQLIAPTGYLQAELIGFNSNRFDLPFLIRRSWHLRVPVPTELVSGRFLPAQCRDLLDCWRCGNREDSVSLDRLAQFLGVGRKTGHGADFAAQWATDPAGALDYLANDLRLTRRCAVALGLLTQPSR; encoded by the coding sequence ATGAGCACCTACATTTTCGACATCGAAACCGGCCCGCGCTCCCGCGCGGAACTCGCCGCGTGCGTGCCGCACTTCGAGGCCCCATCCAACTGGAAGGATCCCGAAAAGATCCGCGCTTACGTCGCCGAAAAAGAGGCCGAGTGGTTCCAATCCGGTGCCCTCTCCGCTCTCACCGGTCGGGTGCTCGCGATCGGCTACACCAACGAGGCGACCGGCGAAATCGGCTTCTTTGCCTCCAACAACGAGGCGGCCGACATCGCCGCCTTTTGGCAACTGATCGCCCCAACCGGCTACCTGCAGGCCGAGCTGATCGGGTTTAATAGCAACCGCTTCGACCTGCCGTTTTTGATCCGCCGCTCCTGGCACCTCCGCGTGCCGGTGCCGACCGAACTGGTTTCCGGCCGGTTTCTGCCCGCCCAGTGCCGCGACCTGCTCGACTGCTGGCGCTGCGGTAACCGCGAGGACTCCGTCTCGCTCGACCGCCTCGCCCAGTTCCTCGGCGTCGGTCGTAAGACCGGCCACGGCGCAGATTTCGCCGCCCAGTGGGCGACCGATCCGGCCGGGGCCCTCGACTACCTCGCCAACGACCTCCGCCTCACCCGCCGCTGCGCCGTCGCGCTCGGCCTCCTTACCCAACCCTCCCGCTAA
- a CDS encoding ATP-binding protein, with amino-acid sequence MSVSAVSKPAAPVTITRGLIPSATRLALYGPEGVGKTSLTAGFPAPVFLDTEGGSAHLDVARFPRPRAWAELLAAINHLLAADHGFQTLVIDSIDWAEKLLIEEVCRKANKESLEDFGYGKGNVYLAEEFARFLALLEKLRDRGIHVVLVGHSMIRKFEAPDAVGAYDRFELKLSKQVAALVKEWVDALLFVNFVTKVTEKDGKQRAVGGRERVIHTTHTAAWDAKNRYGLDDKVPCAATSLAPLFARTAIHAAPAPAPVPAPAAPSSHKSPSAQPSHSAPVILITREQVDKLDLYWTTLKKTPEDRAKAFAWIGCDSIDLHWNELTADQADKLIGKLQDQMNKIAEASTSTAAKAGSRSNGGAR; translated from the coding sequence ATGTCCGTTTCCGCCGTCAGTAAACCCGCCGCCCCCGTGACCATCACGCGCGGCCTGATCCCGAGCGCCACCCGTCTCGCCCTTTACGGGCCCGAGGGTGTCGGCAAGACCTCCCTCACCGCCGGTTTCCCCGCACCGGTGTTCCTCGATACCGAGGGTGGCTCCGCCCACCTCGACGTTGCCCGTTTCCCCCGGCCCCGCGCCTGGGCCGAGCTGCTCGCCGCCATCAACCACCTGCTCGCCGCCGACCATGGGTTTCAAACCCTAGTGATCGACTCCATCGACTGGGCCGAAAAGCTCCTCATCGAGGAAGTCTGCCGCAAAGCCAACAAAGAGAGCCTGGAAGACTTCGGCTACGGCAAGGGCAACGTCTACCTGGCCGAGGAGTTCGCCCGCTTTTTGGCCCTGCTGGAAAAGCTCCGCGACCGCGGTATTCATGTAGTCCTCGTCGGGCATTCGATGATCCGCAAGTTCGAGGCCCCCGACGCGGTCGGCGCCTACGACCGCTTTGAGCTGAAACTGAGCAAGCAGGTCGCCGCCTTGGTGAAGGAGTGGGTCGATGCCCTCTTGTTTGTGAACTTTGTGACCAAGGTCACCGAAAAGGACGGCAAGCAGCGCGCCGTCGGTGGCCGCGAGCGGGTCATCCACACCACCCATACCGCCGCCTGGGACGCCAAAAACCGCTACGGCCTCGACGACAAAGTCCCTTGCGCCGCCACTTCGCTCGCGCCGCTTTTCGCCCGCACCGCCATCCACGCCGCACCAGCACCGGCACCAGTCCCAGCACCGGCCGCCCCATCGTCCCATAAATCCCCTTCCGCCCAGCCCTCCCATTCCGCGCCGGTGATCCTAATCACCCGCGAGCAGGTCGATAAACTCGATCTCTACTGGACCACCCTCAAGAAAACGCCTGAGGACCGCGCCAAAGCCTTCGCCTGGATCGGCTGCGACAGCATCGACCTGCACTGGAACGAACTCACCGCCGACCAGGCCGACAAACTCATCGGCAAGCTGCAGGACCAGATGAACAAGATCGCCGAGGCGTCCACCTCGACGGCCGCCAAAGCCGGCTCACGCAGCAACGGAGGTGCACGATGA
- a CDS encoding site-specific integrase, producing the protein MSQAPQFVISEFTNPSGEIVFRLTGWLDGKRIRKNFPSRAEASAERQTLEIQSVQSSTGVRTTATRLSDEQLHEAEALFRRMEGKPRPISFYIDFALSNYREPEHQKPLADAISDYTLAKAHEFEQGHISTCQLSRIVSDLKGFAAHFPKRAVAELTMPVLIEFLERGRPSMKTYNNRRGIVSTFFKYCFQRGWIVENIILKVPHYRIRRKRGVAVTLSTQQASDLMAHFEQFEGGRWVPYFALCLFAGIRPGVPNGEITKIRPADVNLDTGIISISADASKVREPRRITIQPNLAAWLRAYPLSKFPIVVGDFQKRRAKFRDQFSLTHDVLRHTYISMHVAKFRSIGEAAIQAGNSESIIRKHYLDLKTPAEAEQFFGILPTPVTVAATATITPTETSPLPIAA; encoded by the coding sequence ATGTCCCAGGCACCGCAGTTCGTCATTTCCGAGTTCACGAATCCCTCAGGGGAGATCGTTTTTCGCCTTACCGGCTGGCTTGACGGTAAGCGCATTCGAAAAAACTTTCCGTCCCGCGCTGAAGCTTCCGCTGAACGGCAAACGCTGGAAATCCAGTCTGTCCAGTCCTCCACCGGCGTTCGTACCACCGCCACGCGCTTGTCCGACGAACAACTGCACGAGGCCGAAGCGCTTTTCAGGCGTATGGAAGGCAAGCCCCGTCCGATTTCCTTTTATATCGATTTTGCTTTGTCCAACTACCGCGAACCGGAGCACCAGAAGCCCCTCGCCGACGCGATTAGCGACTATACCCTGGCGAAGGCTCACGAGTTTGAGCAGGGTCACATTTCCACGTGCCAGCTCAGCAGGATCGTCTCGGACCTGAAAGGTTTCGCCGCGCATTTCCCCAAGCGGGCCGTTGCCGAGTTAACCATGCCTGTCCTGATTGAGTTTCTCGAACGTGGTCGACCGTCGATGAAGACCTACAACAACCGCCGCGGCATCGTCTCCACCTTTTTCAAATACTGCTTTCAGCGGGGGTGGATCGTCGAAAATATCATCCTAAAAGTCCCGCATTACCGCATTCGCCGTAAACGCGGTGTGGCCGTGACGCTGTCCACCCAACAGGCCAGTGATCTGATGGCGCACTTTGAGCAATTCGAGGGTGGCCGCTGGGTTCCTTATTTCGCCCTTTGCCTGTTCGCTGGCATCCGCCCCGGCGTGCCCAACGGCGAAATCACCAAAATCAGGCCCGCCGACGTGAACCTCGACACCGGCATCATTTCGATCTCGGCCGACGCCTCCAAGGTGCGCGAGCCGCGTCGCATCACCATCCAGCCCAACCTCGCCGCTTGGTTGCGGGCTTATCCCTTGAGCAAATTTCCCATCGTCGTGGGCGACTTCCAAAAGCGTCGGGCCAAATTCCGCGACCAGTTCAGCCTCACCCACGATGTCCTCCGCCACACCTACATTTCCATGCACGTGGCCAAGTTTCGTTCGATCGGTGAGGCGGCTATTCAGGCGGGTAATTCCGAGAGCATCATCCGCAAGCACTACCTCGACCTCAAAACCCCTGCCGAGGCCGAGCAGTTCTTCGGCATCTTGCCAACACCGGTCACCGTAGCCGCTACCGCCACGATCACGCCGACCGAAACGAGCCCCCTGCCCATTGCAGCCTAG
- a CDS encoding phosphoribosylaminoimidazolesuccinocarboxamide synthase — MTSAQIAAALPARAVTSIDGLPFPLLASGKVREIYDLGDALLLIATDRLSAFDVILPDGIPGKGIILTQMSNWWFAQTAHLLPNHLLPDQAGEFARRGITDRDLQLRSMIVRKLTPLTIECVVRGYLVGSGWSAYQKTGEVCGHRLPTGLRQADKLPQPLFTPTTKAPKGQHDEAINDAQGAVAVGAALYEKVKATSLALYQLGHDRARAAGMILADTKFEFGTDAAGNLILIDEVLTPDSSRYWPADGYRVDCSPPSYDKQFVRDHLLAIKWNQTPPAPTLPAEVIARTQEKYLAALKNLLG; from the coding sequence ATGACTTCCGCCCAAATCGCCGCCGCCCTGCCCGCCCGCGCCGTCACTTCCATCGACGGCCTCCCGTTCCCGCTCCTCGCCTCGGGCAAGGTCCGCGAAATCTATGACTTGGGCGACGCCCTCCTGCTCATCGCCACCGACCGGCTTTCCGCCTTCGACGTCATCCTGCCCGACGGCATTCCCGGCAAGGGCATCATCCTCACCCAGATGAGCAACTGGTGGTTCGCCCAGACCGCCCACCTTCTGCCCAACCACCTGCTGCCCGACCAAGCTGGCGAATTCGCCCGCCGCGGCATCACCGACCGCGATCTGCAACTGCGCTCCATGATCGTGCGTAAACTCACCCCGCTCACCATCGAGTGCGTGGTGCGCGGCTACCTCGTCGGCAGCGGCTGGTCCGCCTACCAAAAAACCGGCGAGGTCTGCGGCCACCGCCTGCCCACCGGCTTGCGTCAGGCCGATAAATTGCCCCAGCCACTCTTCACCCCCACCACCAAAGCGCCCAAGGGCCAGCACGACGAGGCCATCAATGACGCCCAGGGCGCGGTAGCCGTTGGCGCTGCCCTTTACGAAAAGGTCAAAGCCACTAGCCTCGCCTTGTATCAACTCGGCCACGACCGCGCCCGCGCCGCCGGTATGATTTTGGCCGATACCAAGTTCGAATTCGGCACAGACGCCGCCGGCAACCTCATCCTCATCGACGAGGTGCTCACCCCCGACTCCTCCCGCTACTGGCCGGCCGACGGCTACCGCGTCGATTGCTCACCTCCCAGCTATGACAAGCAGTTCGTCCGCGACCACCTGCTCGCCATCAAGTGGAACCAAACACCTCCTGCCCCCACGCTTCCCGCCGAGGTGATTGCGCGCACTCAGGAAAAATACCTCGCCGCCCTAAAAAACCTGCTCGGTTAA
- a CDS encoding ROK family protein, with translation MPTKSSLIFIGTDSGATTSKTGGVWADGSPISTQLRQSSTNSQDGTAATIMGWVEGVEGFLADNQLSWDQIAGVGLALPGPYQSYGIMDRSANLPTSFTGWNFFADYSAALAQKAGRTLPLVVGNDGDLGGVGEAARARGDQKAAVVLLAPGSGLGTAYIDARGLPLSGDHLAGMEAGHMPAPLHLLGPKLAAAAPFRCGCGRDWGCIEAYTTISGLPQYLDLLLPNSPEHPLAASTDSPKHKALSLRGLAQKGDALALEIFDLQARALGLHVANLAMALDPGFVVIGGGLIDPESTTAEFRERYLNGISRAAEPYLFPSQRRCMKITAASLGELSQAIGAALTALYTAQAAQ, from the coding sequence ATGCCGACAAAATCATCCCTCATTTTCATCGGTACCGACAGCGGCGCCACCACCTCAAAAACCGGTGGGGTCTGGGCCGATGGTTCACCCATATCGACCCAACTGCGCCAGAGCTCCACCAACTCGCAGGACGGCACCGCAGCAACGATTATGGGTTGGGTCGAGGGCGTGGAGGGATTCCTTGCCGACAACCAACTGAGCTGGGACCAAATCGCCGGTGTCGGCCTTGCGTTGCCCGGCCCTTACCAGAGCTACGGGATAATGGATCGGTCGGCCAATCTGCCCACCTCTTTTACCGGCTGGAATTTTTTTGCCGATTACTCCGCCGCCCTCGCCCAAAAGGCCGGGCGCACCCTTCCACTCGTCGTGGGCAACGACGGCGATCTGGGCGGCGTCGGTGAAGCCGCCCGCGCACGCGGCGACCAAAAAGCCGCCGTCGTCCTGCTCGCCCCCGGTTCGGGTCTCGGCACCGCCTACATCGACGCCCGCGGTCTGCCGCTTTCCGGCGACCACTTGGCGGGTATGGAGGCCGGCCATATGCCGGCACCGCTGCACCTGCTGGGGCCAAAACTGGCCGCCGCAGCCCCATTCCGCTGCGGCTGCGGACGCGACTGGGGCTGTATCGAAGCGTACACGACGATCTCCGGCTTGCCCCAGTACCTCGATCTACTGCTGCCCAACTCCCCTGAGCACCCGCTCGCCGCGTCCACCGACAGCCCTAAACACAAGGCGCTTTCCCTGCGTGGGCTCGCGCAAAAAGGGGATGCTCTGGCGCTGGAAATCTTCGACTTGCAGGCCCGCGCTCTAGGGCTTCACGTCGCCAATCTGGCGATGGCCCTCGACCCTGGTTTCGTCGTGATCGGCGGCGGGTTAATCGACCCCGAGAGCACCACAGCGGAATTCCGCGAGCGTTACCTCAACGGCATCAGCCGGGCCGCAGAACCCTACCTGTTTCCATCTCAGCGCCGCTGCATGAAAATCACCGCCGCCTCCCTCGGTGAGCTCTCTCAGGCAATCGGTGCAGCCTTGACCGCGCTCTATACCGCGCAGGCCGCCCAATAA
- a CDS encoding ribose-phosphate pyrophosphokinase, giving the protein MNAPRLKVFSGNSNRPLAEEICKHIGMPLGEATVTSFPDGESFVKINENVRGHDVYIIQPTCTPTNQSLMELLIMIDAAKRASAHRITAVMPFYGYARQDRKDQPRVPITAKLVANLLVAAGANRILTMDLHSQQIQGFFDIPVDHLFASPVFFKYLEQFKADNMVVVSPDVGGMKMAAAYAGILGAQLGMVWKKRTNATTVETVNVVGDVAGKDVLLVDDITESAGTLANAAKIMRASGAISVRAAVSHALLSPIAYERLALGHIDELITTNSVPVDTRGLPIRVLSIASLMADAIVRINNNESVTSLFRIKGF; this is encoded by the coding sequence ATGAACGCGCCTCGCCTTAAGGTATTTTCCGGTAACTCCAATCGCCCTCTTGCCGAGGAGATTTGCAAGCACATCGGCATGCCGTTGGGCGAAGCCACGGTGACTAGTTTCCCCGACGGCGAGTCGTTCGTGAAGATCAACGAGAACGTGCGCGGCCACGATGTTTACATCATCCAGCCGACCTGCACCCCGACCAACCAGTCGTTGATGGAGTTGCTCATCATGATCGACGCGGCCAAGCGCGCCTCGGCCCATCGCATCACCGCGGTCATGCCGTTCTACGGTTACGCCCGCCAGGACCGTAAGGACCAGCCCCGCGTGCCGATCACCGCCAAGCTGGTGGCCAACCTGCTCGTCGCCGCCGGTGCCAACCGTATCCTGACGATGGATCTGCACTCGCAGCAGATCCAGGGCTTCTTCGACATCCCGGTGGACCACCTGTTCGCCTCGCCGGTTTTCTTTAAGTACCTCGAACAGTTTAAGGCCGATAACATGGTGGTGGTTTCCCCCGATGTTGGCGGCATGAAGATGGCCGCCGCCTACGCCGGAATTTTGGGCGCGCAGCTGGGCATGGTCTGGAAGAAGCGCACCAACGCCACCACCGTCGAGACGGTCAATGTAGTCGGCGATGTCGCAGGTAAGGACGTGCTGTTGGTCGACGACATCACCGAGTCGGCTGGCACCCTCGCCAATGCCGCCAAGATCATGCGCGCTAGCGGGGCCATCAGCGTGCGCGCCGCTGTCAGCCACGCCCTGCTCAGCCCGATTGCCTACGAGCGCTTGGCGCTGGGTCACATCGACGAGCTCATCACCACCAACTCGGTGCCCGTCGACACCCGTGGCTTGCCCATCCGGGTGCTGAGCATCGCCAGCCTCATGGCCGACGCCATCGTGCGCATTAACAACAACGAGAGCGTCACCAGCCTGTTTCGCATTAAGGGTTTTTAA